The Mycolicibacterium hassiacum DSM 44199 genome includes a window with the following:
- a CDS encoding cytochrome P450, which yields MDEAAKVFATPTAYTDERKLHEALTHLRANAPVSWVDVPGYRPFWAITKHADVMDIERDNTLFTNWPRPVLTTAEGDEQQQALGVRTLIHMDDPQHRDVRKIGADWFRPKAMRDLQIRVDELARIHVDKMAELGPECDFAQQVAVNFPLYVIMSLLGIPEADFGLMLKLTQELFGSDDEEFKRGTSTEEQSASLLEMFEYFTALTASRRENPTDDLASAIANAKINGEPLSDIDTMSYDLIVAAAGHDTTSATISGGMLALIEHPDQHERLRADLGLMPLATEEMIRWVTPVKAFMRTAQRDTTVRGVPIAAGESVLLSYVSANRDEEVFDDPFRLDVSRDPNKHIAFGYGVHFCLGAALARMEINSFFTELLPRLRSVELAGDPEFVATTFVGGPKHLPIRYRLT from the coding sequence ATGGACGAGGCAGCCAAGGTGTTCGCCACCCCGACGGCCTACACCGACGAGCGCAAACTGCATGAGGCACTGACCCATCTGCGCGCCAACGCGCCGGTGTCCTGGGTCGACGTGCCCGGCTACCGCCCGTTCTGGGCCATCACCAAACACGCCGACGTGATGGACATCGAACGGGACAACACGCTGTTCACCAACTGGCCGCGACCGGTGCTGACCACCGCCGAGGGCGACGAGCAGCAGCAGGCCCTCGGGGTCCGCACCCTGATCCACATGGACGACCCGCAGCACCGCGACGTCCGCAAGATCGGTGCCGACTGGTTCCGGCCGAAAGCGATGCGCGACTTACAGATCCGGGTCGACGAGCTGGCCCGGATCCATGTCGACAAGATGGCCGAGCTCGGCCCGGAATGCGATTTCGCCCAACAGGTGGCGGTGAATTTCCCGCTGTACGTGATCATGTCGCTGCTCGGCATCCCCGAGGCGGATTTCGGTTTGATGCTCAAGCTCACCCAGGAGCTGTTCGGCAGCGACGACGAGGAGTTCAAGCGCGGCACCAGCACCGAGGAGCAGTCGGCGTCGCTGCTGGAGATGTTCGAGTACTTCACCGCGCTGACCGCCTCGCGCCGGGAGAACCCCACCGACGACCTGGCCTCGGCGATCGCCAACGCCAAGATCAACGGGGAGCCGTTGTCGGACATCGACACCATGTCCTACGACCTGATCGTCGCGGCTGCCGGTCACGACACCACCAGCGCGACCATCTCCGGCGGGATGCTGGCGCTGATCGAGCACCCCGACCAGCATGAGCGGTTGCGCGCCGACCTCGGGCTGATGCCGCTGGCCACCGAGGAGATGATCCGGTGGGTCACCCCGGTGAAGGCGTTCATGCGCACCGCCCAGCGGGACACCACGGTGCGGGGCGTGCCGATCGCCGCGGGGGAGTCGGTGCTGCTGTCCTACGTGTCGGCCAACCGCGACGAGGAGGTCTTCGACGACCCGTTTCGGTTAGACGTCTCGCGAGATCCGAACAAGCACATCGCGTTCGGATACGGGGTGCACTTCTGCCTGGGCGCGGCGCTGGCCCGGATGGAGATCAACAGTTTCTTCACCGAACTGCTGC